Proteins encoded within one genomic window of Streptomyces sp. NBC_01314:
- a CDS encoding transposase family protein, translated as MTIRQVAVDIRCLRLWPVTVLVVQADASFWNSLVFGGIDELAVEAVTAAFGTVDVVARSRGAGASCPDFSGFSHRVHDSYRRRPRDLPLGEFRVVILLTVRRFICGWFTARAGRSPSRAHS; from the coding sequence ATGACGATCCGTCAGGTAGCTGTAGACATCCGCTGCTTGCGGCTGTGGCCGGTGACGGTACTGGTCGTGCAGGCCGACGCGTCGTTCTGGAACTCGCTGGTGTTCGGCGGGATCGACGAGCTCGCCGTCGAGGCGGTGACCGCCGCCTTCGGCACAGTCGACGTGGTGGCAAGAAGCCGAGGGGCCGGAGCATCCTGCCCGGACTTCAGCGGCTTCTCACATCGGGTGCACGACTCCTACCGGCGCAGGCCCAGGGATCTCCCGCTCGGTGAGTTCCGTGTCGTGATCCTGCTGACAGTCCGGCGGTTCATCTGCGGCTGGTTCACTGCCCGCGCCGGACGTTCGCCGAGCCGTGCACACAGTTGA
- a CDS encoding aminoglycoside phosphotransferase family protein, translating to MKMHANQLTVSPETVRMLVEQQFPEWRSLPVRSIAAQGTVNAVFRIGNRFAARFPLESADVESARRWLESEAAAARELAGRTRFPTPEPVALGEPGADYPLPWSVQTWLPGIVAANEDPGESSAFARDLADLIGDLRAIDTHGRTFAGTGRGGDLQSHDAWMETCFRHSEQLLDVPRLRRIWATLRDLPRGAAEDAMAHCDLIPGNVLVSAGRLSGILDVGGFGPADPSLDLVSAWHLLEAGPRQVLRDHLGSDNLEWERGKAWAFVQAMGLVWYYVKSNPPMSRTGQRSLERILADRSLA from the coding sequence ATGAAGATGCACGCCAACCAGCTGACGGTGTCACCTGAGACGGTGCGCATGTTGGTAGAGCAGCAGTTTCCTGAGTGGCGGAGCCTGCCAGTCAGGAGCATCGCGGCGCAGGGTACCGTCAACGCCGTCTTCCGTATCGGCAATCGGTTCGCAGCCCGATTCCCTCTTGAGTCCGCAGACGTCGAGTCGGCGCGGCGCTGGCTGGAGTCCGAAGCGGCAGCGGCTCGCGAGTTGGCAGGTCGCACGCGTTTCCCCACGCCCGAGCCGGTCGCGCTTGGTGAACCTGGGGCAGATTACCCGCTTCCGTGGTCGGTGCAAACGTGGCTGCCCGGCATCGTGGCCGCCAACGAGGACCCAGGCGAATCGTCTGCGTTCGCCCGCGACTTGGCCGATCTCATCGGTGACCTACGCGCGATCGACACGCATGGCCGTACGTTCGCCGGCACAGGTCGAGGAGGCGACCTGCAGTCCCACGACGCGTGGATGGAGACCTGTTTCAGACACAGTGAGCAACTCCTGGATGTCCCTCGGCTGCGCCGTATCTGGGCAACTTTGCGTGATCTGCCGCGAGGTGCTGCTGAGGACGCCATGGCCCATTGCGATCTGATTCCTGGCAACGTGCTCGTGTCCGCTGGTCGACTTTCGGGGATTCTCGACGTTGGCGGCTTCGGGCCGGCGGACCCTTCGCTGGATCTTGTGAGTGCGTGGCATTTGCTCGAGGCTGGGCCGCGGCAGGTGCTCCGCGATCACCTGGGTAGTGACAACCTCGAATGGGAGCGAGGCAAGGCGTGGGCTTTCGTTCAAGCGATGGGGTTGGTCTGGTACTACGTCAAAAGCAACCCGCCCATGAGCCGGACGGGTCAACGATCCTTGGAACGTATCCTGGCGGACAGGTCGCTCGCGTGA
- a CDS encoding transposase, translating into MDEFAFRKGCTYGTVLVDVEAGRVVDVLPDRTSETFAAWLTEHPGAEIICRDRATAHTQAVREAAPHALEVADRWHLLQNLSSAVK; encoded by the coding sequence GTGGACGAGTTCGCCTTCCGCAAGGGCTGTACGTACGGCACCGTGCTGGTAGACGTCGAGGCCGGTCGGGTCGTGGACGTGCTGCCCGATCGCACCTCCGAGACGTTCGCAGCCTGGCTCACCGAGCATCCCGGCGCCGAGATCATCTGCCGGGATCGGGCCACCGCCCATACCCAGGCGGTCAGGGAAGCCGCCCCTCATGCCCTGGAAGTCGCTGATCGCTGGCACCTGCTGCAGAACCTGTCCTCCGCGGTGAAGTAG